Proteins from a single region of Streptomyces sp. HUAS 15-9:
- a CDS encoding carbohydrate ABC transporter permease has product MTKTVAPRPVERIAVRPVQAPPPAGDRRRRRLADQARAYAFLLGGLLCFALFSWYPAIRAVVIAFQKYTPGSPPQWVGTANFTRVLHDPEFTAAWRNTLTFTLLALLIGFAIPFVLALVLNELRHAKAFFRVVVYLPVMIPPVVSALLWKWFYDPGAGLANEALRSLHLPTSNWSNGADTALISLVIVATWANMGGTVLIYLAALQSIPGELYEAAELDGAGLLQRIRHVTIPQSRFVILMLMLLQIIATMQVFTEPFVITGGGPENATVTVLYLIYKYAFLYNDFGGACALSVMLLVLLGLFSAVYLRLTRSEGDT; this is encoded by the coding sequence ATGACGAAGACGGTTGCGCCGCGACCCGTCGAGCGGATCGCCGTACGCCCCGTACAGGCGCCGCCTCCGGCAGGGGACCGGAGGCGGCGCCGCCTGGCCGACCAGGCCCGCGCCTACGCCTTCCTCCTCGGCGGTCTGCTCTGCTTCGCCCTGTTCTCCTGGTACCCGGCGATTCGCGCGGTCGTCATCGCCTTCCAGAAGTACACGCCCGGCTCCCCGCCCCAGTGGGTCGGCACCGCCAACTTCACCCGCGTCCTGCACGACCCGGAGTTCACGGCCGCCTGGCGCAACACCCTCACCTTCACCCTGCTCGCCCTGCTCATCGGCTTCGCGATCCCCTTCGTACTCGCCCTGGTCCTCAACGAGTTGCGGCACGCCAAGGCGTTCTTCCGGGTCGTGGTCTATCTGCCGGTGATGATCCCGCCGGTGGTCAGCGCCCTGCTGTGGAAGTGGTTCTACGACCCCGGAGCCGGCCTCGCCAACGAGGCGCTGCGCTCACTGCACCTGCCCACCTCCAACTGGTCCAATGGCGCGGACACTGCTCTCATCTCCCTCGTGATCGTCGCGACCTGGGCCAACATGGGCGGCACGGTCCTGATCTATCTGGCCGCGCTCCAGTCCATCCCCGGCGAGCTGTACGAGGCGGCCGAACTGGACGGAGCCGGTCTGCTGCAACGCATCCGACATGTGACGATCCCCCAGAGCAGGTTCGTCATCCTGATGCTGATGCTTCTTCAGATCATCGCCACCATGCAGGTCTTCACCGAACCCTTCGTGATCACGGGCGGCGGACCGGAGAACGCCACCGTCACGGTGCTCTATCTGATCTACAAGTACGCCTTCCTCTACAACGACTTCGGCGGCGCCTGTGCGCTGAGCGTGATGCTCCTGGTGCTCCTCGGCCTCTTCTCCGCCGTATATCTGCGGCTGACCCGCTCCGAGGGGGACACATGA
- a CDS encoding carbohydrate ABC transporter permease, with protein MSTRTLVSPATLARPRGKAVYWTVFTGVVVLFALAFLFPVYWMVTGAAKSPDEVARTPPTLVPEHWHLSGYTDAWDLMQLPRHLWNTVVQASGAWLFQLVFCTAAAYALSRLRPAFGKVILGGILATLMVPAQALVVPKYLTVADLPLVHTSLLNDPLGIWLPAVTNAFNLYLLKRFFDQLPRDVLEAAEIDGAGKLRILWSIVLPMSRPVLGVVSIFALVAVWQDFLWPLMVFSDTDKQPISVALVQLSQNIQLTVLVAAMVIASIPMVALFLVFQRHIIAGISAGSTKG; from the coding sequence ATGAGCACCCGGACCCTCGTCTCCCCGGCGACGCTGGCCCGCCCGCGCGGCAAGGCCGTCTACTGGACCGTGTTCACCGGCGTCGTCGTCCTCTTCGCGCTCGCCTTCCTGTTCCCGGTCTATTGGATGGTGACCGGTGCTGCGAAGTCGCCGGACGAGGTGGCGCGGACCCCGCCCACCCTCGTGCCGGAGCACTGGCACCTCAGTGGCTACACCGACGCCTGGGACCTCATGCAACTGCCCCGGCATCTGTGGAACACGGTGGTCCAGGCGTCCGGAGCCTGGCTGTTCCAGCTGGTGTTCTGCACGGCCGCCGCCTACGCCCTCTCCCGGCTGCGGCCCGCCTTCGGCAAGGTGATCCTCGGCGGCATCCTGGCCACCCTGATGGTCCCGGCCCAGGCCCTGGTCGTACCGAAGTACCTCACCGTCGCCGATCTGCCACTGGTCCACACCAGCCTGCTCAACGACCCCCTCGGGATCTGGCTGCCGGCCGTCACCAACGCCTTCAACCTGTATCTCCTGAAGCGGTTCTTCGACCAGCTGCCGCGCGATGTGCTGGAGGCCGCCGAGATCGACGGCGCCGGAAAGCTGCGCATCCTGTGGTCGATCGTGCTGCCGATGTCCCGCCCGGTCCTGGGAGTCGTGTCGATCTTCGCCCTGGTCGCCGTGTGGCAGGACTTCCTGTGGCCGCTGATGGTCTTCTCCGACACCGACAAGCAGCCGATCAGCGTGGCCCTCGTCCAGCTGTCGCAGAACATCCAGCTGACCGTGCTCGTCGCCGCGATGGTGATCGCCAGCATCCCGATGGTCGCGCTGTTCCTCGTCTTCCAGCGGCACATCATCGCCGGGATCAGCGCGGGCAGCACGAAGGGCTGA
- a CDS encoding glycoside hydrolase family 13 protein gives MGQPTHARNTDWWRSAVIYQVYVRSFADGDGDGVGDLAGVRARLPYLAELGVDALWFNPWYLSPMKDGGYDVADYRAVDPAFGTLAEAEKLIAEARELGIRTIVDVVPNHVSDQHAWFRAALAAGPGSPERELFHFRPGRGAQGQLPPNDWPSQFVGSTGPVWTRLPDGDWYLHLFTPEQPDLNWAHPAVRREHEDILRFWFDRGVAGVRIDSAALLAKDPDLPDLGEGRDLAGGRDPHPFVDREELHGIYRSWRAVADEYDGVFVGEVWLPDPERFARYLRPDELHTAFNFSFLACPWDAASLRTSIDTTLAEHAPVGAPATWVLCNHDVTRTVTRYGREDTGFDFATKAFGTPTDLALGTRRARAAALLSLALPGAVYVYQGEELGLPEVDIPLDRIQDPMYLRSGGTAPGRDGCRVPLPWAAGEPYAGFGSHEEPWLPQPADWPSYAVDRQQTDPDSMLHLYREAIRLRPRFGDGPLTWLPASEGVLSFTRANGADGAVCVVNLATAPAELPAHTRLLLASGPLDHRGRLPQDTAVWLRV, from the coding sequence GTGGGACAGCCCACCCATGCCCGAAACACCGACTGGTGGCGCTCCGCCGTCATCTACCAGGTGTACGTACGCAGCTTCGCGGACGGCGACGGCGACGGCGTCGGCGACCTCGCGGGCGTCCGGGCGAGGCTCCCGTACCTCGCCGAACTCGGTGTGGACGCCCTGTGGTTCAACCCCTGGTACCTCTCACCCATGAAGGACGGCGGCTACGACGTCGCCGACTACCGCGCCGTCGACCCGGCCTTCGGGACGCTCGCCGAGGCGGAGAAACTCATCGCCGAGGCACGGGAGCTGGGCATCCGCACCATCGTCGACGTGGTGCCCAACCATGTCTCCGACCAGCATGCCTGGTTCCGTGCGGCGCTCGCGGCGGGCCCCGGCAGCCCCGAGCGCGAGCTGTTCCACTTCCGGCCGGGGCGCGGAGCGCAGGGCCAACTCCCGCCGAACGACTGGCCGTCCCAGTTCGTCGGCTCCACCGGGCCCGTGTGGACCCGGCTGCCCGACGGCGACTGGTACCTCCATCTGTTCACACCCGAGCAGCCCGACCTCAACTGGGCCCATCCGGCCGTCCGCCGCGAGCACGAGGACATCCTGCGCTTCTGGTTCGACCGGGGCGTTGCAGGTGTCCGCATCGACTCCGCGGCCCTGCTCGCCAAGGACCCGGACCTCCCGGACCTGGGCGAGGGCCGTGACCTGGCCGGGGGCCGCGACCCGCACCCCTTCGTCGACCGCGAGGAGCTGCACGGCATCTACCGCTCCTGGCGTGCGGTGGCCGACGAGTACGACGGTGTCTTCGTCGGCGAGGTCTGGCTGCCCGACCCCGAACGCTTCGCCCGCTACCTCCGTCCCGACGAGCTGCACACGGCCTTCAACTTCTCCTTCCTGGCCTGTCCCTGGGACGCCGCGAGTCTCCGGACGTCGATCGACACCACCCTCGCCGAACACGCCCCGGTGGGCGCACCCGCCACCTGGGTGCTGTGCAACCACGACGTGACCCGCACCGTCACCCGGTACGGCCGTGAGGACACCGGCTTCGACTTCGCCACCAAGGCCTTCGGTACCCCGACGGATCTCGCCCTCGGCACCCGCCGGGCCCGTGCGGCCGCGCTGCTGTCGCTGGCCCTGCCCGGGGCGGTCTATGTGTACCAGGGGGAGGAGCTGGGACTGCCGGAGGTCGACATCCCCCTGGACCGGATACAGGATCCGATGTACCTGCGCTCGGGCGGCACCGCCCCGGGCCGCGACGGCTGCCGGGTGCCGCTGCCCTGGGCGGCGGGGGAGCCGTACGCGGGCTTCGGCTCCCACGAGGAGCCATGGCTGCCGCAGCCGGCCGACTGGCCCTCGTACGCGGTCGACCGGCAACAGACCGACCCTGACTCCATGCTCCACCTCTACCGCGAGGCGATCCGGCTGCGCCCGCGGTTCGGTGACGGCCCCCTCACCTGGCTGCCCGCCTCCGAGGGAGTCCTCTCCTTCACGCGCGCGAACGGAGCGGACGGCGCGGTCTGCGTGGTGAACCTCGCGACCGCCCCCGCCGAACTGCCCGCGCACACCCGACTCCTGCTCGCCAGCGGCCCGCTGGACCACCGGGGCCGCCTCCCGCAGGACACGGCGGTCTGGCTCCGGGTCTGA
- a CDS encoding discoidin domain-containing protein, whose protein sequence is MQQSTPRHVRRVPAIGAAVALAAGMLVALAPAAHAAAGASLPFTSVEAESETTDGTKIGPDHTQGTLASEASGRQAVRLGSGQRVEFTVPRAANAVNVAYSVPDGQSGTLDVYVNGTRLAKSLPVTSKYSYIDTGWIPGARTHHFFDNARLLLGRDVEAGDTIAFQSTGTQVTVDVADFEQVAAAASQPAGSVSVVSRGADPSGQGDSTQAFRDAIAAAQGGVVWIPPGDYRLTSSLSGVQNVTLQGAGSWYSVVHTSRFIDQSSSAGNVHIKDFAVLGEVTERVDSNPDNFVNGSLGPRSSVSGMWLQHLKVGLWLMGNNDNLVVENNRILDTTADGLNLNGTARGVRVRNNFLRNQGDDSLAMWSLYAPDTNSSFENNTISQPNLANGIAIYGGTDITVRNNLISDTNALGSGIAISNQKFLDPFHPLAGTITVDGNALVRTGAMNPNWNHPMGALRVDSYDSAINATVNITDTTITDSPYSAFEFVSGGGQGYPVRNVTVDGATVRNTGTVVVQAEAQGAATFRNVTATGVGAAGIYNCPYPANSGSFALTDGGGNSGWSSTWSDCSTWPQPGQGNPDPDPNRNLAKGRPATATGSQDVYTPGKAVDGDPNSYWESANHAFPQSWTVDLGSTEAVRRLVLKLPPSSAWGARTQTITVLGSTDGSTYSTVVGPQGYRFDPATGNTAIVSLPGGTSLRRLRLTVSANTGWPAGQFSEVEAYLTS, encoded by the coding sequence ATGCAGCAGAGCACCCCCAGACATGTCAGGCGTGTGCCGGCCATCGGCGCGGCCGTCGCCCTCGCCGCCGGTATGCTCGTCGCCCTCGCCCCGGCCGCCCACGCGGCAGCGGGCGCCTCCCTCCCCTTCACCTCCGTCGAGGCCGAGTCGGAGACCACCGACGGCACGAAGATCGGGCCCGACCACACCCAGGGCACCCTCGCCTCCGAGGCCTCCGGACGCCAGGCCGTCCGGCTCGGTTCGGGGCAGCGGGTCGAGTTCACCGTGCCTCGCGCCGCCAATGCCGTGAACGTCGCCTACAGCGTCCCGGACGGTCAGTCCGGCACCCTCGACGTGTACGTCAACGGCACCAGGCTCGCGAAGTCCCTGCCCGTCACCTCGAAGTACTCGTACATCGACACGGGCTGGATCCCCGGCGCCAGGACACATCACTTCTTCGACAACGCCCGGCTGCTGCTCGGCCGGGACGTCGAGGCGGGCGACACGATCGCGTTCCAGTCGACCGGCACGCAGGTCACCGTCGACGTCGCCGACTTCGAGCAGGTCGCCGCGGCCGCGTCGCAGCCCGCCGGTTCGGTGTCGGTCGTCTCCAGGGGCGCCGACCCCAGCGGCCAGGGTGACTCCACCCAGGCGTTCCGGGACGCCATCGCGGCCGCACAGGGAGGAGTGGTCTGGATCCCGCCGGGTGACTACCGGCTGACCTCCTCGCTCAGCGGTGTGCAGAACGTGACCCTCCAGGGTGCCGGCAGCTGGTACTCCGTCGTGCACACCTCCCGTTTCATCGACCAGTCGTCCTCCGCCGGGAACGTCCACATCAAGGACTTCGCGGTGCTGGGCGAGGTCACCGAGCGGGTGGACTCGAACCCGGACAACTTCGTCAACGGGTCGCTCGGGCCAAGGAGTTCGGTGTCGGGCATGTGGCTCCAGCACCTCAAGGTCGGCCTCTGGCTGATGGGCAACAACGACAACCTGGTCGTCGAGAACAACCGCATCCTCGACACCACCGCCGACGGCCTCAACCTCAACGGCACCGCGCGGGGCGTCCGCGTCCGCAACAACTTCCTGCGCAACCAGGGCGACGACTCGCTCGCGATGTGGTCCCTGTACGCGCCGGACACGAACAGCAGCTTCGAGAACAACACCATCTCGCAGCCCAACCTCGCCAACGGCATCGCGATCTACGGCGGCACCGACATCACCGTCAGGAACAACCTGATCTCCGACACCAACGCCCTCGGCAGCGGCATCGCGATCTCCAACCAGAAGTTCCTCGACCCCTTCCACCCCCTCGCGGGCACCATCACGGTCGACGGCAACGCCCTCGTCCGCACAGGGGCCATGAATCCCAACTGGAACCATCCGATGGGGGCGTTGCGCGTCGACTCGTACGACAGCGCCATCAACGCCACCGTGAACATCACCGACACGACGATCACGGACAGCCCCTACAGCGCCTTCGAGTTCGTCTCCGGCGGCGGGCAGGGCTACCCGGTCAGGAACGTCACCGTGGACGGCGCGACGGTGCGCAACACCGGCACGGTCGTGGTCCAGGCCGAGGCCCAGGGCGCCGCCACCTTCCGCAACGTCACCGCCACCGGCGTCGGCGCGGCCGGCATCTACAACTGCCCCTACCCCGCGAACTCGGGTTCCTTCGCGCTCACCGACGGCGGCGGCAACTCCGGCTGGAGCAGCACCTGGTCGGACTGCTCGACCTGGCCCCAGCCCGGCCAGGGCAACCCGGACCCCGACCCGAACCGCAACCTGGCCAAGGGCCGCCCGGCCACCGCCACCGGCTCTCAGGACGTCTACACGCCAGGCAAGGCGGTCGACGGCGACCCGAACAGCTACTGGGAGTCCGCCAACCACGCCTTCCCGCAGTCCTGGACGGTGGACCTCGGCTCGACCGAGGCCGTCCGCCGACTGGTGCTGAAGCTGCCGCCGTCGTCCGCCTGGGGCGCACGGACGCAGACCATCACGGTGCTGGGCAGCACCGACGGTTCCACCTACTCCACGGTGGTCGGCCCGCAGGGCTACCGGTTCGACCCGGCAACCGGCAACACGGCCATCGTCTCCCTGCCGGGTGGTACCAGCCTGCGCCGTCTGCGACTGACGGTCAGCGCCAACACCGGCTGGCCCGCAGGCCAGTTCAGTGAGGTGGAGGCGTATCTGACGTCGTAG